Proteins encoded together in one Kitasatospora albolonga window:
- a CDS encoding amidase encodes MASPPRTPAGSPAFLSAAELRDLIRNKELSALDVTEAVLDHLEAVNPQLNAVVAVRAEGALADARAADALPPAERGPLHGIPFTAKDANESADLPAAYGSLPFAGYRPGFDSEVVARLRRAGGILVGTTAMPEFGLRITTDNRVSPPTRNPWNTAHGPAGSSGGAAAAVAAGIGPLALAADGAGSVRAPASACGIVGLKPTRGRTPWAPAAQEQWAGYVVNGPMARTVGDAALMLDTMAGPVVGEPYGLPPHPGPFLAADRPRRRLRVAYTRTPPHGTVVPEVREVFERAVAAFGELDVELTEDTPDLGGLLDPLLTVIAANVATMVRGVPPEHLAELEPTTLDVALRGERLGAADYCAAVATAQTRAAGVIRFWTRYDVLLTPTLTVLPPPLGTSVEGPGFEERWREYADWLAFTYPFNITGQPAVSLPAGRTAADLPVGVQLVGAPGAEALLLGLAADFERARPWAHERPRTG; translated from the coding sequence ATGGCATCACCGCCCCGCACACCCGCCGGGTCCCCGGCCTTCCTGTCCGCCGCCGAACTGCGCGACCTGATCCGGAACAAGGAACTGTCCGCCCTCGATGTCACCGAAGCCGTCCTCGACCACCTGGAAGCGGTGAACCCCCAGCTGAACGCGGTGGTCGCCGTACGGGCGGAGGGCGCGCTCGCGGACGCGCGGGCGGCGGACGCGCTGCCGCCCGCCGAGCGCGGCCCGCTGCACGGCATCCCGTTCACCGCCAAGGACGCCAACGAGTCGGCGGACCTGCCGGCCGCCTACGGCTCGCTGCCCTTCGCCGGTTACCGGCCCGGCTTCGACAGCGAGGTGGTCGCCCGGCTCCGGCGGGCGGGCGGCATCCTCGTCGGCACCACCGCCATGCCGGAGTTCGGGCTGCGGATCACGACCGACAACCGGGTGTCCCCGCCCACCCGCAACCCGTGGAACACCGCACACGGCCCGGCGGGCTCCAGCGGCGGCGCGGCGGCCGCCGTGGCGGCCGGTATCGGCCCGCTCGCCCTGGCGGCCGACGGCGCGGGCTCCGTACGGGCGCCCGCCTCCGCCTGCGGGATCGTCGGGCTCAAACCCACCCGGGGGCGCACCCCGTGGGCACCGGCCGCCCAGGAGCAGTGGGCGGGTTACGTCGTCAACGGGCCGATGGCCCGCACGGTCGGCGACGCCGCCCTGATGCTCGACACGATGGCGGGCCCGGTCGTCGGAGAACCGTACGGACTGCCCCCGCACCCCGGCCCCTTCCTCGCCGCCGACCGGCCGCGCCGCCGCCTGCGCGTGGCGTACACCCGTACCCCGCCGCACGGCACCGTCGTCCCCGAGGTGCGGGAGGTGTTCGAGCGGGCGGTGGCGGCCTTCGGCGAGCTGGACGTCGAACTGACCGAGGACACGCCCGACCTCGGCGGGCTCCTGGACCCCCTGCTGACCGTCATCGCCGCCAACGTGGCCACCATGGTCCGGGGGGTACCGCCGGAGCACCTGGCCGAACTGGAGCCGACGACCCTCGATGTCGCCCTGCGCGGGGAGCGGCTCGGCGCGGCCGACTACTGTGCCGCCGTGGCCACCGCCCAGACGCGGGCGGCCGGTGTCATCCGCTTCTGGACCCGGTACGACGTCCTGCTCACCCCCACCCTCACCGTGCTCCCGCCGCCGCTCGGCACGAGTGTCGAGGGCCCGGGGTTCGAGGAGCGGTGGCGCGAGTACGCCGACTGGCTGGCCTTCACCTACCCCTTCAACATCACCGGCCAGCCCGCGGTCTCGCTGCCCGCCGGGCGGACCGCCGCCGACCTGCCGGTCGGCGTCCAGCTGGTCGGCGCGCCCGGTGCCGAGGCCCTGCTCCTAGGTCTGGCCGCCGACTTCGAACGCGCCCGGCCGTGGGCGCACGAGCGGCCCCGGACCGGGTGA
- a CDS encoding oxidoreductase, producing the protein MTDPRTGTARPSPEPSELLRTARELVPHLARNAEQGERDRRLTDETVKLLTDAGMFRLAVPQRYGGHEVSLRTLVDVSAVLAEGDGSSAWVVAVGSSLAWAVSLFPEQAQDEVFGADPDTRVSGVLTPSATARRTEGGYRVSGRWHYASGSWHADWSVIGFPVPDATGRIVDQGMALIPAADYTVEDTWFVAGMRATGSNALVAEDIFVPDHRVVSVPKAMAGDYPVQRSGGRQPRSAFEQFLTAAPLVATQLGLGRAALELIKEKSAEKAITFTFFEKQRDSTAFQLRIAEAAQKIDTAHLHVHRAAADIDGAAERGEPLDALGRIQARADLSGAVGHITEAIDILLTAHGAASFADSNPLQRIWRDSAVSARHAILQPAMIKEMYGKTLLGIDEPISPLV; encoded by the coding sequence ATGACCGACCCCCGGACCGGGACGGCCCGCCCTTCCCCCGAACCCTCCGAACTCCTCCGTACCGCCCGCGAACTCGTCCCCCACCTCGCCCGCAACGCCGAACAGGGGGAACGCGACCGGCGGCTCACCGACGAAACCGTCAAACTCCTCACCGACGCGGGCATGTTCAGGCTGGCCGTGCCCCAGCGGTACGGCGGTCACGAAGTGTCCCTGCGCACCCTGGTCGACGTGTCCGCGGTCCTCGCCGAGGGCGACGGCAGCAGCGCGTGGGTGGTCGCGGTCGGCAGCTCGCTGGCGTGGGCCGTCAGCCTCTTCCCCGAACAGGCCCAGGACGAGGTGTTCGGCGCCGACCCCGACACCAGGGTGTCCGGCGTGCTCACCCCGAGCGCCACCGCCCGGCGGACCGAGGGCGGATACCGGGTGTCGGGCCGCTGGCACTACGCCTCCGGCTCCTGGCACGCCGACTGGTCCGTGATCGGCTTCCCGGTGCCGGACGCCACGGGGCGGATCGTCGACCAGGGCATGGCCCTGATACCCGCCGCCGACTACACGGTGGAGGACACCTGGTTCGTCGCCGGTATGCGGGCCACCGGCAGCAACGCCCTGGTGGCCGAGGACATCTTCGTACCGGACCACCGGGTGGTGTCGGTGCCGAAGGCGATGGCGGGCGACTACCCGGTGCAGCGGTCCGGCGGCCGGCAGCCCCGTTCGGCCTTCGAGCAGTTCCTCACCGCCGCCCCTCTGGTCGCCACCCAACTCGGCCTCGGCCGCGCGGCTTTGGAGCTGATAAAGGAGAAGTCAGCGGAAAAAGCGATCACGTTCACCTTCTTCGAGAAGCAACGCGATTCCACGGCCTTCCAGTTGCGGATCGCGGAGGCGGCCCAGAAGATCGACACCGCCCACCTGCACGTCCACCGCGCCGCCGCCGACATCGACGGGGCGGCGGAGCGCGGCGAGCCCCTGGACGCCCTCGGGCGCATCCAGGCCCGGGCGGACCTCAGCGGAGCCGTCGGACACATCACCGAGGCGATCGACATCCTGCTGACCGCGCACGGAGCGGCCAGCTTCGCCGACAGCAACCCGCTCCAGCGGATCTGGCGGGACTCGGCCGTGAGCGCCCGGCACGCCATCCTCCAGCCCGCGATGATCAAGGAAATGTACGGCAAGACCCTGCTGGGCATCGACGAGCCCATCTCCCCGCTGGTCTGA
- a CDS encoding flavin reductase, producing MADVCTPVAVVTVMADGLPHGTTVGSLTSLSLRPPMVTVALAHRSRLLPKILRAERFGVNLLGAGQAGVAAAFASPAADRFDTVDWCLDDGLPRLREAPGWLACGLQRYVTGGDHLLLLGLVVQVSGTRDTAPLVYGRRTFGTHSAFARETPRPITDHITAFAH from the coding sequence ATGGCCGACGTCTGCACTCCGGTGGCGGTGGTCACGGTGATGGCCGACGGCCTGCCCCACGGCACGACGGTCGGTTCGCTCACCTCGCTGTCCCTGCGCCCGCCCATGGTGACCGTCGCGCTGGCACACCGCTCCCGCCTGCTGCCGAAGATCCTGCGGGCCGAGCGGTTCGGCGTGAACCTGCTGGGCGCCGGGCAGGCGGGCGTCGCCGCCGCGTTCGCCTCCCCGGCCGCCGACCGGTTCGACACGGTCGACTGGTGCCTGGACGACGGGCTCCCGCGTCTGCGGGAGGCACCGGGCTGGCTCGCGTGCGGGCTCCAGCGGTACGTCACCGGCGGGGACCACCTCCTGCTGCTCGGCCTGGTGGTCCAGGTCTCCGGCACCCGGGACACCGCCCCGCTGGTCTACGGCCGCCGGACGTTCGGCACGCACTCCGCGTTCGCGCGGGAAACCCCCCGACCCATCACCGACCACATCACGGCATTCGCCCACTGA